One part of the uncultured Bacteroides sp. genome encodes these proteins:
- a CDS encoding beta-L-arabinofuranosidase domain-containing protein, translating into MVKLGVFICSLLFCNSIIAQNKLYPNTFPLSDVTLLNGPFKHARDLNIQTLLKYDVNRLLAPYRKEAGLAPKGESYENWIGLDGHVGGHYLSAMAINYAATGNAECKKRLEYMIAELKACQDANTKMHSEWGEGYVGGVPDSKGVWSKIKAGDVSAIWKYWVPWYNVHKMYAGLRDAWLYTCNKEAKRIFIKFCDWAINVTSGLSDIKMEEMLGNEHGGMNEVFADAYQMTGDQKYLIAAKRFSHKMLLDAMAANTDNLDNKHANTQVPKVVGFERIAELSHDDNYGKAGSFFWETVTANRSLAFGGNSRREIFPSAGACSDYVNDVEGPESCNSYNMLKLTEDLFRVNPLAKYADYYERTLFNHILSSQHPEHGGYVYFTSARPRHYRVYSTPNEGMWCCVGSGMENHGKYGQFIYTHSKDSLFLNLFIASELNWKSKKIKVRQETAFPNEEQTKLTITSGNARFKLMIRYPYWVNDGQLKITVNGKIVDFVGHPSSYVSIDRIWKKGDIVEIKFPMNTHIERLPNVSNYIAFIYGPILLSAKTGTEDLKGLVADDSRWGHIASGKKLPLNEAPIIVEDDIASLVNKVIPVAGKPFNFTFSQVKMVNPIKVELEPFYKIHDVRYEMYWMTLSNSQYRSYIDSLSVLEQQKADLQKRTIDFVAPGEQQPEVDHAAEKQNTNSGNSLDEFWRDARNEGYFSYKLATNKETSLSLMVRYWGAETGNRKFDIYIDNEKLVTENISNKWNKKEFRNVEYPIPDSMLKDKDYVRVKFQSLPDNIAGAVYYVRLVRNK; encoded by the coding sequence ATGGTAAAGCTTGGTGTCTTTATTTGTAGTTTATTATTTTGTAATAGTATTATAGCTCAGAATAAATTATATCCGAATACTTTTCCCTTAAGTGATGTGACTTTGCTTAACGGTCCTTTTAAACATGCCAGAGATCTGAATATTCAAACACTTTTGAAATATGATGTTAATCGTTTACTGGCTCCTTACCGTAAGGAAGCAGGATTGGCTCCCAAAGGTGAGAGTTATGAAAACTGGATTGGACTGGATGGGCATGTGGGAGGACATTACCTCTCGGCAATGGCAATTAATTATGCTGCTACCGGTAATGCAGAGTGTAAGAAGCGATTAGAATACATGATTGCTGAACTAAAAGCTTGTCAGGATGCTAATACAAAAATGCATTCTGAATGGGGCGAGGGATATGTAGGTGGTGTTCCTGACAGTAAAGGTGTATGGAGTAAAATTAAGGCTGGCGATGTTAGTGCAATCTGGAAGTATTGGGTACCTTGGTATAACGTACACAAAATGTATGCCGGACTTAGAGATGCATGGTTATATACCTGCAACAAAGAAGCAAAAAGGATTTTTATAAAATTCTGCGACTGGGCTATTAATGTCACTTCAGGTCTTTCTGATATAAAAATGGAAGAGATGCTTGGTAATGAGCATGGTGGTATGAATGAAGTTTTTGCCGATGCATACCAGATGACCGGCGATCAGAAGTATTTGATTGCTGCTAAGCGTTTCTCTCATAAAATGTTGCTTGATGCAATGGCAGCAAATACAGATAATCTTGATAATAAACATGCGAATACACAGGTGCCTAAAGTTGTAGGCTTTGAAAGAATAGCAGAACTATCTCACGATGATAACTATGGAAAGGCTGGAAGCTTTTTCTGGGAAACGGTAACAGCCAATCGTTCTCTTGCATTTGGTGGAAATAGTAGACGGGAAATTTTTCCGAGCGCAGGTGCCTGCTCGGATTATGTTAATGATGTAGAAGGGCCGGAAAGTTGTAATTCCTATAATATGTTGAAACTTACAGAAGATCTTTTCCGAGTTAATCCGTTGGCTAAATATGCTGATTATTACGAAAGAACGCTATTCAACCACATACTCTCTTCTCAGCACCCCGAGCATGGTGGATATGTATATTTCACATCAGCTCGCCCACGTCATTACAGGGTATATTCCACCCCGAATGAGGGAATGTGGTGCTGTGTTGGAAGCGGTATGGAGAATCATGGTAAATATGGTCAGTTTATCTATACTCACTCTAAAGATTCGTTGTTTTTGAATCTGTTTATTGCTTCAGAACTAAACTGGAAAAGCAAAAAAATAAAAGTAAGACAGGAAACTGCATTCCCCAATGAGGAACAGACAAAACTTACCATAACCAGTGGCAATGCTCGTTTCAAGTTGATGATTCGATATCCGTATTGGGTGAATGATGGACAGCTGAAAATTACGGTTAATGGAAAGATTGTTGATTTTGTTGGGCATCCGTCATCTTATGTAAGCATTGACAGGATATGGAAAAAAGGGGATATAGTAGAAATTAAATTTCCGATGAATACTCATATTGAACGTCTGCCAAATGTTTCTAATTATATAGCTTTTATATACGGTCCTATCTTGCTGAGTGCCAAAACGGGTACAGAGGATCTGAAAGGTCTGGTTGCTGACGATTCAAGATGGGGGCATATTGCGAGTGGAAAGAAATTACCTTTGAATGAAGCTCCTATTATTGTGGAAGATGATATTGCTTCATTAGTAAATAAGGTAATTCCTGTAGCCGGAAAACCATTTAATTTTACTTTCTCACAGGTTAAAATGGTCAATCCGATAAAAGTTGAACTGGAACCATTTTACAAAATTCATGATGTGAGATATGAAATGTATTGGATGACTTTATCAAACAGTCAGTACCGTTCTTATATTGACTCACTTTCTGTATTGGAACAACAAAAAGCAGATTTGCAGAAACGTACCATAGACTTTGTTGCTCCGGGGGAACAGCAACCGGAAGTTGATCATGCTGCTGAAAAGCAAAATACGAATAGCGGAAATAGTTTGGATGAATTTTGGCGTGATGCACGCAATGAAGGATATTTTAGCTATAAACTTGCTACAAATAAGGAAACAAGTTTGAGTTTGATGGTGCGTTACTGGGGAGCTGAAACGGGCAATAGGAAATTTGATATTTACATTGATAATGAGAAGTTGGTAACGGAGAATATAAGTAATAAATGGAATAAAAAAGAATTCCGGAATGTAGAATATCCTATACCTGATTCAATGTTGAAGGACAAAGATTACGTTAGGGTTAAATTTCAATCTTTGCCTGATAATATTGCCGGAGCAGTTTATTATGTTCGTTTAGTCAGGAATAAATAG
- a CDS encoding alpha/beta hydrolase-fold protein yields MKKFFMLLSLAFIANLSINSQTFNPAPEGFDVSGDGIKHGKVDTLEYFSATVGGNRKALVYTPPGYSKSKKYPVLYLLHGIGGDEKEWLIQGKPQVILDNLYAAKKLAPMIVVLPNGRAMKDDRAVGNIYDEVKVQAFATFEKDLINDLIPSIEKKYPVIKDREHRAIAGLSMGGGQSLNFGLGNLDKFAWIGGFSSAPNTKTPQELVPDPAKAKKMLKLLWISCGDKDNLITYSQRTHDYLNANQIPHIYQVIPGGHHDFKVWKQNLYMFSQTLFKPVDASIIAHYSSAPFAENTTASVIPASTNIPGMQYPEVLPDNRAFFRIKAPQANKVQLDLGKKYDMEKEEDGSWIVTTEPLVEGFHYYSIIIDGVAVADPASQTFYGMGRMASGIEIPEKGVDYYLAKNVPHGQIRQVRYYSDVTKSMRRAFVYTPAGYDVDSSVRYPVLYLQHGAGEDETGWPNQGKVDYILDNLIAEGKAKPMLVVMDKGYAVDPEAPKNENAQGIRGLMQNKALEQVFIKEIIPTIDKEFRTIPDRDHRAMAGLSMGGFQTFQITLSNLDKFAYIGGFSGGGMLQQVQDFSKLYNGVWADVNEFNQKVKLVYLSIGTAEPEQMYRTVNNFHKELEKAGVKHVYYESPGTSHEWLTWRRSLNQFAGMIFK; encoded by the coding sequence ATGAAAAAGTTTTTTATGCTTTTATCTTTAGCATTTATTGCTAATTTAAGCATTAACAGTCAGACGTTTAATCCAGCGCCTGAAGGTTTTGATGTTTCTGGAGATGGAATAAAACATGGTAAAGTAGATACTCTTGAATACTTTTCTGCAACCGTTGGGGGGAACCGGAAAGCATTGGTTTATACTCCTCCAGGGTATTCAAAAAGTAAAAAATATCCTGTGCTCTACTTATTACATGGGATAGGGGGAGACGAGAAGGAATGGTTAATTCAAGGTAAACCACAAGTGATTCTTGATAATTTGTATGCCGCTAAAAAGCTGGCTCCGATGATTGTGGTTCTTCCTAATGGAAGGGCAATGAAGGATGATCGTGCTGTTGGCAATATTTACGATGAAGTGAAGGTGCAGGCGTTTGCTACATTTGAAAAAGATCTGATAAATGATTTGATTCCTTCAATTGAAAAAAAATATCCGGTTATTAAAGATCGAGAACACCGTGCAATTGCAGGTCTTTCAATGGGTGGAGGACAATCATTGAATTTCGGACTTGGCAATCTTGATAAATTTGCCTGGATAGGAGGATTCTCATCAGCTCCGAATACAAAAACACCTCAGGAGCTTGTTCCCGATCCTGCTAAAGCAAAGAAAATGCTGAAATTACTATGGATATCCTGTGGCGATAAAGATAATTTGATTACTTACAGCCAACGTACACATGATTATTTGAATGCTAATCAAATACCTCATATTTATCAGGTTATTCCGGGTGGACATCATGACTTCAAAGTTTGGAAGCAGAATCTATATATGTTTTCTCAGACATTATTCAAGCCTGTTGATGCTTCGATAATAGCTCATTATAGTAGCGCTCCTTTTGCTGAAAATACTACAGCTTCGGTTATTCCTGCTTCAACAAATATTCCGGGAATGCAATATCCCGAAGTTTTACCTGATAACAGGGCATTTTTCCGTATAAAAGCTCCTCAAGCAAACAAAGTGCAACTTGATCTAGGCAAGAAATATGATATGGAAAAAGAAGAGGATGGCTCATGGATTGTTACAACCGAACCTCTCGTTGAAGGCTTTCACTATTATTCTATAATTATTGATGGTGTTGCAGTTGCCGATCCGGCCAGTCAGACTTTCTATGGTATGGGACGTATGGCAAGTGGTATCGAGATTCCTGAAAAAGGGGTAGATTATTATCTGGCTAAGAATGTACCTCATGGTCAGATACGTCAGGTAAGATATTATTCTGATGTAACAAAATCAATGAGAAGGGCTTTTGTTTATACTCCGGCAGGATATGATGTAGATTCGTCTGTAAGATATCCGGTTCTTTACCTGCAACATGGAGCAGGAGAGGATGAAACCGGATGGCCAAACCAGGGAAAGGTTGATTATATTCTTGATAATCTTATTGCTGAGGGCAAAGCTAAACCAATGTTGGTTGTGATGGATAAAGGTTATGCTGTTGATCCTGAAGCTCCTAAAAATGAGAATGCACAAGGGATCAGAGGATTAATGCAGAATAAAGCCTTGGAACAGGTATTTATTAAAGAAATTATTCCAACTATCGACAAGGAATTCCGCACTATACCCGATCGTGATCATAGAGCTATGGCCGGACTTTCTATGGGAGGTTTCCAAACATTCCAGATTACGCTGTCTAATCTTGATAAGTTTGCTTACATAGGCGGATTTAGTGGAGGTGGTATGCTTCAGCAGGTGCAGGATTTCTCAAAGTTATATAATGGTGTTTGGGCTGATGTAAACGAATTTAATCAGAAGGTGAAACTTGTTTATTTAAGTATCGGAACAGCAGAACCGGAACAAATGTATCGTACAGTAAATAATTTTCATAAAGAACTTGAAAAGGCTGGAGTTAAACACGTATATTATGAATCTCCCGGAACTTCACATGAATGGCTTACCTGGAGAAGATCGCTGAATCAGTTTGCTGGTATGATTTTTAAATAA
- a CDS encoding beta-galactosidase, producing the protein MNNNLIRKVMLCWVLSLLATVGIHATEREVKWDEKSLILNGKRVCPVMGEIHYSRVPANEWTEAVHKMKQGGVTVIACYVFWNHIEEIENQFDWSGQRNLRSFLEICKNENLPVILRVGPFCHGEVRLGGIPDWVFTKGCKTRSEDPVFLEYVTRLYRQIYTQVQGLQWKDGGPVMAMQFDNEYRGRSEYLMHLKKIANEIGFDLPFYTRTGWPQLATPIPFGEMIPLYGDYADGFWDRSIKEAAGEYWRAFNFRPFRISTAIASEQLKYTGDNMNKGEEGYPYFTCELGGGMMTSYHRRVYLYPEDAYSLAIVKLGSGSNLLGYYMYHGGTNPDGKLNYLNEMQRTIETNWNDLPVKSYDFQAPLNEVGYRNPHYYLLRKIHLFVQDFGDVLASMETTFPQADKPISKGVDSYLRWSYRSQGNQGFVFINNYERFQNLTAKKNIQFNVCGVKFPQNPTVIPAGTMCIFPVNIAGIKYATAQIIAQRDDKIYLEQIAGVPTEISVSGKVLKNVKALGLVKPVYKNIYLLSSSDASKLFLNENEKPHETKMQSVTFNKTQEAGTLRKITIGFGGVAEEPVDSDFNDAAVYTFTIPNHEDILDIEYQGDCARLYADGKLIDDNFYNGRHFQYALWRLPKNCKQLELRILPLQKNAPIYFPREADTTPGEKIININVFKR; encoded by the coding sequence ATGAATAATAATCTGATAAGAAAAGTAATGTTATGCTGGGTGTTGAGCTTATTAGCTACGGTTGGCATACATGCAACAGAACGTGAAGTAAAATGGGATGAGAAAAGTCTTATCCTCAATGGAAAAAGAGTATGTCCTGTGATGGGTGAAATCCACTATTCGCGGGTACCAGCAAATGAATGGACTGAGGCTGTACACAAAATGAAGCAGGGTGGTGTAACCGTTATTGCTTGCTACGTATTCTGGAACCACATCGAAGAAATAGAAAACCAATTCGACTGGAGTGGTCAACGTAATTTACGCTCATTCCTAGAAATTTGCAAGAATGAAAACCTACCGGTTATCCTGCGTGTAGGACCGTTCTGCCATGGTGAAGTCCGACTAGGTGGCATTCCTGACTGGGTATTTACAAAAGGTTGTAAGACGCGTAGTGAAGATCCTGTTTTTCTAGAGTATGTAACTCGTTTGTATAGACAAATCTATACACAAGTTCAAGGCTTGCAATGGAAAGACGGAGGACCGGTTATGGCGATGCAGTTTGATAATGAATATCGTGGACGAAGTGAATATTTGATGCACCTCAAGAAGATTGCCAATGAGATCGGTTTCGACTTGCCTTTCTATACCCGAACCGGTTGGCCACAGTTAGCCACACCTATACCATTCGGAGAGATGATTCCTCTTTATGGTGATTATGCTGACGGATTCTGGGATCGTAGCATAAAAGAAGCAGCTGGCGAATATTGGCGAGCATTCAATTTCCGTCCGTTCCGAATTTCAACTGCGATAGCTTCAGAACAGTTGAAGTACACAGGCGATAACATGAACAAAGGTGAGGAAGGATACCCATACTTTACCTGCGAATTGGGAGGTGGCATGATGACAAGTTATCACCGCCGAGTATATCTGTATCCAGAGGATGCTTACTCGCTTGCCATCGTAAAGTTGGGCAGCGGTAGCAATCTGCTGGGCTACTATATGTATCATGGAGGAACTAATCCAGACGGAAAACTCAACTATCTGAACGAGATGCAGCGTACCATTGAAACCAACTGGAACGATCTGCCTGTGAAAAGCTACGATTTTCAAGCTCCTCTTAACGAGGTGGGATATCGCAATCCACATTACTATTTGCTTCGCAAGATACACCTTTTCGTTCAAGACTTTGGAGATGTGCTAGCGTCAATGGAAACTACATTTCCACAAGCCGACAAGCCGATAAGTAAAGGTGTTGACAGCTATCTGAGATGGTCTTACCGTAGTCAGGGCAATCAAGGATTCGTATTTATCAATAATTATGAGCGTTTTCAGAATCTTACAGCGAAGAAAAATATACAGTTCAACGTATGCGGAGTAAAATTTCCGCAGAATCCAACAGTGATACCTGCAGGTACAATGTGTATATTTCCTGTAAATATTGCAGGCATCAAATATGCTACAGCCCAGATCATTGCTCAACGTGATGATAAAATCTATTTAGAACAGATTGCTGGCGTGCCTACAGAAATATCCGTTTCGGGTAAAGTGCTGAAGAATGTTAAGGCACTCGGTTTGGTAAAGCCAGTATATAAGAATATCTACTTACTCAGCAGTTCTGATGCCAGTAAACTCTTCTTGAATGAAAATGAGAAGCCACATGAAACAAAGATGCAGTCAGTAACATTTAATAAGACACAAGAAGCTGGAACTCTCAGGAAAATTACGATAGGTTTTGGTGGAGTAGCAGAAGAACCTGTAGATTCTGACTTCAATGATGCTGCTGTATACACCTTCACGATTCCAAATCATGAGGATATTCTCGATATAGAGTATCAGGGCGATTGTGCTCGATTATATGCTGACGGAAAACTTATTGATGACAACTTTTATAATGGTCGTCATTTCCAATATGCACTCTGGCGTTTGCCAAAGAATTGCAAGCAATTGGAGCTCCGCATTTTGCCGTTGCAAAAGAATGCTCCCATCTATTTTCCTCGCGAAGCAGATACCACTCCTGGTGAGAAGATAATCAATATAAATGTGTTCAAAAGATAA
- a CDS encoding carboxylesterase family protein has product MKTRLIAQIFFLMSFLPMAAQSKDPFWLGADISGTTMLEKNGGKVYDVQGKELENTTLMKELGLNAIRLRIWVNPPSGWCNKEDALVIAKRAKALGMPVMVSFHYSDTWSDPSHQTPPVEWKNYSYKELKQAVARHTKETLQLFKDNGIDVKWVGVGNETTEGMLWPEGQAKENMKQYAGLTEAGYQASKNIYPEAKVIVHLDCGCDAKRYNFIFDGLKKYNAHWDLIGMSVYPYWDQKAKVETTDDGTLNDAIANMNALCNKYGCDCIVVETGYEVNRPNEGHLFMRKLIRATRNLTNGHCKGVFYWAPELEGEYPLGAFKNGRPTAIMDAFTEESNRSESSIINSSTAASTTDTKYGKVCGYVYKGVYTYKGIPYAKAKRFEMPQEPDAWKDIRSCRTYGPSAPQPKTDRWKNDASAFFYLWHEGDQSEDCLRLNIWTKDIHNEKKSPVIVWLHGGGFVEGCGQDHPGYHGHNLADKGNVVVVTINHRLNTLGYTDLSDYGDKYQYSGNAGNIDIVQALKWIHDNIQNFGGDPDCVTIFGQSGGGAKTSSMLCMPMAQGLFHRAMVMSGSGFMRGMKQNLAKKIGQRTVQILGLNKDNIDKIQTLDYETVLKANSQAMKEIAAENPNNSSFGRSLTWESVIDGNVLPAGLFMDGSEKISKDIPLIIGSTLNEFSAWHKHGKDINTWDDAKADLEKTMGKKASNFVDAFRYSYPDDDVDALYRLDTMVRPAAIEQIQTRVADGGAPVWNYLFTYQLPSEDGGFHAGHNADIAFYFDNVIRSANMTGATPEGIELGEIMSTTLINFARTGKPSSLELPEWKPVTSSEMNTMIWNCPSCRLATNHDAELIKILRNK; this is encoded by the coding sequence ATGAAAACACGTTTAATAGCTCAAATATTTTTTTTAATGTCGTTTCTCCCTATGGCAGCACAATCTAAAGATCCATTCTGGCTCGGTGCTGATATCAGTGGCACTACCATGCTGGAGAAGAATGGAGGCAAGGTATATGATGTACAAGGCAAGGAACTTGAGAATACTACTCTCATGAAAGAACTTGGGTTGAATGCTATCCGACTGCGAATCTGGGTTAATCCGCCAAGCGGATGGTGCAACAAAGAAGATGCACTTGTGATAGCTAAAAGAGCAAAAGCCTTAGGAATGCCTGTTATGGTGAGTTTCCACTATAGCGACACATGGTCTGACCCCTCTCATCAGACACCTCCTGTAGAGTGGAAAAACTACAGTTACAAAGAACTGAAGCAGGCTGTTGCCAGACATACGAAAGAAACGCTTCAGCTGTTCAAGGATAATGGCATTGACGTGAAATGGGTGGGAGTCGGTAATGAGACCACTGAAGGAATGCTCTGGCCTGAGGGACAGGCAAAAGAAAACATGAAGCAATATGCAGGTCTCACAGAGGCTGGCTATCAGGCATCCAAGAATATTTATCCCGAAGCAAAGGTAATCGTACATCTTGACTGTGGCTGTGATGCCAAGCGATACAACTTCATTTTCGATGGTTTAAAAAAGTACAATGCCCATTGGGATTTGATAGGAATGAGTGTATATCCTTACTGGGATCAGAAAGCCAAAGTGGAAACCACAGATGACGGCACTCTCAACGATGCCATAGCCAATATGAATGCATTGTGCAACAAATATGGATGCGACTGCATTGTTGTAGAGACAGGATATGAAGTGAATCGCCCCAATGAAGGACATTTGTTTATGAGAAAACTCATCAGGGCTACACGAAATCTTACTAACGGCCATTGCAAAGGAGTGTTTTATTGGGCACCAGAGCTTGAGGGAGAATATCCTTTAGGCGCTTTCAAAAATGGCAGACCGACGGCAATCATGGATGCCTTTACCGAAGAAAGCAATCGTAGCGAAAGTTCTATTATCAATAGTTCAACTGCTGCTTCTACTACAGATACGAAGTATGGTAAAGTTTGCGGCTATGTATATAAAGGAGTTTACACCTATAAAGGAATTCCCTATGCAAAGGCAAAACGTTTCGAGATGCCTCAGGAGCCAGATGCATGGAAAGACATCCGTTCATGTCGCACATATGGTCCTTCGGCTCCTCAACCTAAGACGGATAGGTGGAAAAATGACGCCAGTGCCTTTTTCTATCTATGGCATGAAGGCGACCAGAGCGAAGACTGTCTTCGTCTGAATATCTGGACAAAAGATATTCACAACGAAAAGAAAAGTCCTGTAATAGTTTGGCTTCATGGAGGTGGATTCGTGGAAGGATGCGGACAAGATCACCCTGGTTATCACGGTCATAATCTGGCCGATAAAGGGAATGTTGTTGTAGTAACAATCAATCACCGTTTAAATACTTTAGGCTATACCGATCTGTCTGATTACGGCGATAAATACCAATATTCTGGCAATGCAGGGAATATCGACATCGTGCAGGCTTTGAAATGGATTCATGATAATATCCAAAATTTTGGAGGTGACCCTGATTGTGTAACCATTTTCGGACAGAGTGGTGGAGGCGCCAAGACATCCAGTATGCTTTGCATGCCAATGGCACAGGGACTTTTCCATCGTGCTATGGTCATGAGTGGTTCTGGCTTCATGCGGGGCATGAAACAAAATCTAGCCAAGAAGATAGGACAGCGTACGGTTCAAATATTAGGATTAAACAAAGACAATATAGACAAGATTCAGACTCTAGATTATGAAACTGTATTAAAAGCAAATTCTCAGGCTATGAAAGAAATTGCTGCAGAAAATCCTAACAACAGTTCTTTTGGTCGTTCCTTAACATGGGAGTCAGTAATCGATGGTAATGTTTTACCTGCAGGTCTTTTTATGGATGGTTCTGAAAAAATAAGTAAGGATATTCCACTAATCATAGGTTCTACCCTAAATGAGTTTTCTGCATGGCACAAACATGGTAAAGATATTAATACATGGGATGATGCCAAAGCTGACTTAGAAAAGACTATGGGTAAAAAGGCAAGCAACTTCGTAGATGCTTTCCGCTATTCTTATCCAGACGATGATGTAGATGCGCTTTACCGACTTGACACGATGGTACGTCCCGCTGCCATAGAACAGATTCAAACTCGTGTAGCTGATGGTGGTGCCCCGGTATGGAATTATTTGTTTACCTATCAGTTGCCAAGCGAGGATGGCGGTTTCCATGCAGGACATAATGCCGATATCGCCTTCTATTTTGATAATGTAATCCGTTCTGCAAATATGACGGGAGCAACTCCCGAAGGTATTGAATTGGGCGAAATCATGAGTACAACTCTTATCAACTTTGCCCGAACAGGGAAACCTTCATCATTGGAACTCCCTGAATGGAAACCTGTTACATCTTCTGAAATGAATACCATGATTTGGAATTGTCCAAGTTGCAGACTGGCTACAAACCATGATGCCGAGTTGATTAAAATACTTCGAAATAAGTAA
- a CDS encoding alpha/beta hydrolase-fold protein — protein MKKLTFIFLIALIFSSTVKGQTDRATDNNNSNIGMSASSNVRASKYPMILPDSRAVFHVKAPEAQKVQLDLGKNYDMIKNNEGIWEVTTDSLTEGFHYYSLLIDGVAVADPASESFYGMSRMASGIEVPFKGDGYYAVKGVAHGDVRMKRYYSSVTKTWRRFYIYTPARYDADVNQKYPVLYLMHGGGEDERGWSTQGKTDLILDNLIAEKKAKPMLIVMVDGNIGNGGFSESSLKSFESELKESIIPFVEKEYRVKTDSKNRALAGLSMGGIQTLYAGIKNTQLFSYLGVFSSGWLPNLNGVSEAQYEFMKNNSDLINKNLKQFWIAQGGKEDIAHRNCQIMLSKFNDMKIKYTYSEYPGGHTWPVWRNNLYNFAQLLFK, from the coding sequence ATGAAAAAACTTACTTTTATATTTTTGATAGCTCTTATTTTTAGTTCAACTGTGAAAGGGCAGACTGATAGAGCTACGGATAACAATAATTCAAATATAGGAATGTCTGCTTCATCGAATGTAAGAGCTTCAAAATATCCTATGATTTTACCTGATAGTCGTGCTGTATTTCATGTAAAGGCTCCCGAAGCACAAAAAGTACAACTTGATTTAGGAAAAAATTACGATATGATAAAAAATAACGAAGGTATATGGGAGGTTACTACCGACTCACTGACAGAAGGCTTTCATTATTATTCTTTGTTGATTGATGGCGTAGCTGTTGCTGACCCAGCCAGTGAGTCTTTTTATGGTATGAGTAGAATGGCCAGTGGCATAGAAGTACCTTTTAAAGGGGATGGATATTATGCTGTTAAAGGTGTTGCACACGGTGATGTAAGAATGAAGCGTTATTATTCATCTGTTACTAAGACTTGGCGTCGCTTTTATATTTATACTCCTGCCAGATACGATGCTGATGTAAATCAAAAATATCCGGTACTGTACTTGATGCATGGTGGTGGAGAAGATGAACGTGGTTGGTCAACTCAAGGTAAGACTGATTTAATTCTGGATAATCTGATTGCTGAGAAAAAAGCAAAACCAATGCTTATTGTAATGGTTGATGGTAACATTGGTAATGGAGGATTTAGTGAATCATCATTGAAATCATTTGAATCTGAATTAAAAGAAAGTATAATTCCATTTGTAGAAAAAGAATATCGTGTCAAAACAGATTCAAAGAATCGTGCACTTGCTGGTCTTTCAATGGGTGGAATCCAAACTCTTTATGCAGGAATAAAAAACACCCAATTATTCTCTTATCTCGGAGTTTTTAGTTCTGGTTGGTTGCCTAACTTAAATGGTGTTTCAGAAGCACAGTATGAGTTTATGAAGAATAATTCTGATCTGATAAACAAAAATCTAAAGCAATTTTGGATTGCTCAAGGTGGCAAAGAAGATATAGCACATAGAAATTGTCAGATTATGCTTTCAAAATTTAATGATATGAAGATTAAATATACTTATAGCGAATATCCCGGAGGACATACCTGGCCGGTATGGAGAAATAATCTCTATAACTTTGCTCAGTTATTATTTAAATAA